A genomic window from Gemmatimonadota bacterium includes:
- a CDS encoding XdhC family protein, which produces MRVELLEGVAASAGTRRAQVLATALDGEPEARLLEFDADAVPAPDPLQAAAAVALRADTAAVHDVDGRRWFLRPFNPEPRVIVVGAVHVAQALAALAPPAGFEVAVVDPRTAWATAERFPGVRLVHAWPDEAFGALGLDARTAVVTLTHDPKLDDPALVAALAAPVFYVGALGSRRTHARRVERLAAGGLAPSALERIRAPVGLDLGARTPGEIALAILAQVLGALRS; this is translated from the coding sequence GTGAGGGTCGAGCTCCTGGAGGGCGTGGCGGCCAGCGCAGGAACGCGCCGCGCGCAGGTGCTGGCCACCGCCCTGGACGGCGAGCCCGAGGCGCGTCTGCTCGAGTTCGATGCGGACGCGGTCCCCGCCCCGGACCCGCTCCAGGCCGCGGCAGCGGTCGCGCTGCGGGCCGACACGGCCGCGGTGCACGACGTGGACGGGCGGCGCTGGTTCCTGCGCCCCTTCAACCCCGAGCCGCGCGTGATCGTCGTGGGCGCGGTGCACGTGGCGCAGGCGCTGGCCGCCCTGGCTCCACCCGCCGGCTTCGAGGTCGCGGTGGTGGACCCGCGGACGGCGTGGGCCACGGCCGAGCGCTTCCCCGGCGTGCGTCTGGTGCATGCCTGGCCGGACGAGGCGTTCGGCGCGTTGGGGCTGGACGCCCGCACCGCCGTCGTGACGCTGACGCACGACCCCAAGCTGGACGACCCCGCGCTGGTGGCCGCGCTCGCGGCGCCGGTCTTCTACGTCGGGGCGCTCGGCAGCCGTCGCACCCATGCGCGGCGCGTCGAGCGACTCGCGGCGGGTGGCCTCGCGCCGTCCGCGCTGGAGCGCATCCGGGCCCCCGTGGGCCTGGATCTCGGGGCCCGCACGCCGGGCGAGATCGCGCTCGCGATCCTGGCGCAGGTCCTCGGCGCCCTGCGCTCGTAG
- a CDS encoding XdhC family protein: MGTDREVLAQAAAWTREGARVALATVLSTWGSAPRPAGSYLAVREDGRFVGSVSGGCVENAVVDEARRVLASDVPTVVAYGVSDEEAWEVGLACGGRVEIRIEPIT, encoded by the coding sequence ATGGGAACTGACCGGGAGGTGCTCGCGCAAGCCGCGGCCTGGACCAGGGAGGGCGCCCGGGTGGCGCTGGCCACCGTGCTCTCCACCTGGGGGTCCGCTCCCCGCCCCGCCGGGAGCTACCTCGCGGTGCGGGAGGACGGGCGCTTCGTGGGCTCGGTGTCGGGCGGGTGCGTCGAGAACGCCGTCGTCGACGAAGCGCGTCGCGTGCTCGCGTCCGACGTCCCGACCGTCGTCGCCTACGGGGTGAGCGACGAAGAGGCCTGGGAGGTCGGGCTGGCCTGCGGCGGCCGCGTCGAGATCCGCATCGAGCCGATCACGTGA
- a CDS encoding serine hydrolase, translated as MRAVPVRLRPALLAVVLAACTPSAPPSGDPERIDPAAGWEEGVERLRAFIRTEMEAKGLPAVSVVLVDDQTPVWAEGFGWERPADSVPASATTVYRVGSVSKLFTDLAVMQRVEQGALDLDAPLADLVAGALPPDEGTPITLRQLMSHRSGLVREPPVGHYFDDTGPTLLATVQSLGKTRLVYPPLTRTKYSNAGIAVVGYALEQHTGEDFAGLLQRDVLAPLGMESSAFEPGPALQQRLARASMWTLDGRETPAPGFQLGMAPAGSMYTTVLDLGRFLGMLFAGGVGQGGRIVEQATLDTMWTPQFQPAGTADGAGLGFFIDALDGHRVVRHGGAIYGFATELAALPDERLGVVAVTSLDIANPVVERIADAALRTALAIRAGGPLPELVSTSPLAPERAERLEGRYVRPDGTASFDLHERAGRLFLDPVAGGSVAELRALGDTLVVDDRTAWGARFVEAAEGLVSADGTVLRRTQRPLPPPPPARWEGLIGEYGWDHNTLYVLEQDGQLQALIEWFFRYPLIEEGPDRFRFPDRGLYDHETLVFERDADGRATRAVLAGSVVFERRALSGEDGSTFRIEPTRTAEELRPEALAASPPVEEGRFRPTELVELVTLDPSIRLDVRYATTNNFMGARFYDEPRAFLQRPAAEALVRAHRALARDGYGLLVHDGYRPWYVTKMFWDATPPEQRLFVADPASGSRHNRGAAVDLTLYDLRTGEPIRMVSGYDEFSDRAFPDYPGGSDRERWLRERLREAMEDEGFHVYEWEWWHFDHGEWREYALGNQTFDRIGR; from the coding sequence ATGCGGGCCGTTCCAGTCCGGCTCCGGCCGGCCCTGCTGGCCGTCGTCCTGGCTGCGTGCACCCCGTCCGCACCTCCGTCCGGCGACCCCGAACGCATCGACCCGGCCGCGGGGTGGGAAGAGGGGGTCGAGCGGCTGCGGGCGTTCATCCGGACCGAGATGGAGGCGAAGGGCCTCCCGGCGGTGTCCGTGGTGCTCGTGGACGACCAGACGCCCGTCTGGGCCGAAGGCTTCGGGTGGGAGCGGCCCGCCGATTCGGTTCCCGCCAGCGCCACCACCGTCTACCGGGTCGGCTCCGTGTCCAAGCTGTTCACCGACCTGGCCGTCATGCAGCGGGTGGAGCAGGGCGCGCTGGACCTGGACGCGCCGCTCGCGGACCTCGTGGCGGGGGCGCTGCCCCCCGACGAGGGCACGCCGATCACGCTGCGGCAGCTCATGTCGCACCGCTCAGGTCTCGTGCGCGAGCCGCCGGTGGGCCACTACTTCGACGACACCGGGCCCACGCTGCTCGCCACCGTGCAGAGCCTGGGCAAGACCCGCCTGGTCTATCCGCCGCTCACGCGCACCAAGTACTCCAACGCCGGGATCGCCGTGGTGGGCTACGCGCTGGAGCAGCATACGGGCGAGGACTTCGCGGGCCTGCTGCAGCGCGACGTGCTGGCCCCACTGGGGATGGAGAGCAGCGCCTTCGAGCCGGGTCCGGCGTTGCAGCAGCGGCTCGCCCGGGCGTCCATGTGGACCCTCGACGGACGCGAGACCCCGGCGCCCGGGTTCCAACTCGGCATGGCGCCCGCCGGCAGCATGTACACGACCGTCCTCGACCTCGGACGGTTCCTGGGCATGCTCTTCGCCGGGGGCGTGGGGCAGGGGGGTCGCATCGTGGAGCAGGCCACGTTGGACACGATGTGGACCCCGCAGTTCCAGCCGGCGGGCACGGCCGACGGGGCGGGGCTCGGGTTCTTCATCGATGCGCTGGACGGCCACCGCGTCGTGCGGCACGGGGGCGCGATCTACGGGTTCGCCACCGAGCTCGCCGCCCTTCCCGACGAGCGCCTGGGCGTCGTGGCCGTCACGTCCCTGGACATCGCCAATCCTGTCGTGGAGCGCATCGCCGACGCGGCGCTGCGCACCGCGCTGGCCATCCGGGCCGGTGGGCCGCTGCCCGAGCTCGTCTCCACGTCCCCGCTGGCGCCCGAGCGCGCCGAGCGCCTGGAGGGGCGCTATGTCCGCCCGGACGGGACGGCCTCCTTCGATCTGCACGAGCGGGCCGGCCGGCTGTTCCTGGACCCGGTGGCGGGCGGCTCCGTGGCCGAGCTCCGCGCGCTCGGCGACACGCTCGTCGTCGACGACCGCACCGCCTGGGGGGCGCGGTTCGTCGAAGCGGCCGAGGGGCTCGTCTCCGCCGACGGGACGGTGCTGCGCCGTACGCAGCGGCCCCTGCCGCCGCCACCTCCCGCCCGCTGGGAGGGGCTGATCGGCGAGTACGGGTGGGACCACAACACGCTCTACGTCCTGGAACAGGACGGGCAGCTGCAGGCGCTCATCGAGTGGTTCTTCCGCTACCCGTTGATCGAGGAGGGGCCCGACCGTTTCCGGTTCCCCGATCGGGGTCTGTACGACCACGAGACGCTGGTCTTCGAGCGCGACGCGGATGGACGCGCCACGCGGGCCGTGCTGGCGGGTTCGGTGGTCTTCGAGCGGCGTGCGCTCTCCGGTGAGGACGGCAGCACGTTCCGGATCGAGCCCACGCGCACGGCGGAGGAGCTGAGACCCGAGGCCCTGGCGGCGTCTCCGCCCGTGGAGGAGGGCCGCTTCCGCCCGACGGAGCTCGTGGAGCTGGTGACGCTCGACCCCTCGATCCGCCTGGACGTGCGCTACGCGACGACGAACAACTTCATGGGCGCGCGCTTCTACGACGAGCCCCGCGCATTCCTGCAACGGCCCGCCGCGGAGGCGCTCGTGCGCGCCCACCGCGCGCTGGCGCGGGACGGGTACGGACTGCTGGTGCACGACGGCTACCGTCCCTGGTACGTGACGAAGATGTTCTGGGATGCGACCCCGCCGGAGCAGCGCCTGTTCGTCGCCGATCCCGCCTCGGGGTCGCGGCACAACCGCGGCGCGGCGGTGGACCTGACGCTCTACGACCTGCGCACCGGCGAGCCCATCCGGATGGTCAGCGGCTACGACGAGTTCTCCGACCGGGCCTTCCCGGACTATCCCGGGGGCAGCGATCGTGAGCGCTGGCTACGCGAGCGGTTGCGCGAGGCCATGGAAGACGAGGGCTTCCACGTCTACGAATGGGAGTGGTGGCATTTCGATCATGGGGAGTGGCGCGAGTACGCCCTCGGGAACCAGACCTTCGACCGGATCGGGCGTTGA
- a CDS encoding phage holin family protein: MRALLLRLLVNAVALWAAARLVDGVSLVGEPIDIVIVAAIFGLVNALLKPLVTFFSFPLIVVTLGLFTLVVNAAMLAVTSSLSSVLDVDGFGPALLGALVVSIVSMLLNWLVRDEGDTRRRR; encoded by the coding sequence ATGCGCGCGCTGCTGCTCCGACTCCTGGTCAACGCCGTCGCCCTCTGGGCCGCCGCCCGCCTGGTGGACGGGGTCTCCCTCGTGGGGGAGCCGATCGACATCGTGATCGTCGCGGCGATCTTCGGGCTGGTCAACGCGCTGCTCAAGCCTCTCGTGACGTTCTTCAGCTTCCCGCTGATCGTCGTCACGCTCGGTCTCTTCACGCTGGTGGTCAACGCCGCCATGCTGGCCGTCACGTCCTCCCTGTCGTCGGTGTTGGACGTGGACGGGTTCGGCCCGGCCCTCCTCGGGGCCCTGGTGGTCTCCATCGTCAGCATGCTGCTCAACTGGCTCGTCCGGGACGAGGGCGACACCCGCAGACGACGCTGA
- a CDS encoding DUF4105 domain-containing protein, translating into MLVLTLAAAAAGAWWTLAPPIAGPWADDHAELPRVEFAGRTVTVQGYRNFEYRSASEYVPRYETRTFDLDALESVWYVLVPFSTDWRGPAHSFLTFGFADSTFVSVSVEARRQMGRPYSMLGGMLRRFQVIYVVGEEKDLLGVRAVHREDDVYLYPIRATPEGVRALFVEMLERANALRERPEFYNTLFNNCTTNILAHVNRVSPRHIRYGPGILLPGYSDRVALENGLIDTELTLEEARARFRVGDRARTHWVDPAFSTRIRETQ; encoded by the coding sequence ATGCTGGTCCTGACCCTGGCAGCGGCGGCGGCCGGCGCGTGGTGGACATTGGCTCCACCCATCGCCGGGCCCTGGGCGGACGACCACGCCGAGCTGCCCCGGGTGGAGTTCGCCGGCCGCACGGTCACGGTGCAGGGGTACCGGAACTTCGAGTACCGCTCCGCCAGCGAGTACGTCCCGCGCTACGAGACGCGCACGTTCGATCTGGACGCCCTGGAGTCGGTCTGGTACGTCCTGGTGCCGTTCTCCACCGACTGGCGCGGGCCGGCCCACTCGTTCCTCACGTTCGGGTTCGCCGACTCCACCTTCGTGTCCGTGTCGGTGGAGGCGCGCCGACAGATGGGCAGACCGTACTCGATGCTCGGGGGGATGCTCCGCCGCTTCCAGGTCATCTACGTCGTGGGTGAGGAGAAGGACCTCCTCGGCGTACGCGCGGTGCATCGGGAGGACGACGTGTATCTCTACCCCATCCGCGCCACCCCCGAAGGGGTCCGCGCGCTCTTCGTGGAGATGCTGGAACGGGCGAACGCCTTGCGGGAGCGGCCGGAGTTCTACAACACGCTCTTCAACAACTGCACGACGAACATCCTCGCGCACGTCAATCGCGTCAGCCCCCGCCACATCCGCTATGGCCCGGGGATCCTGCTGCCCGGGTACTCCGACCGGGTCGCGCTCGAGAACGGGCTCATCGACACCGAGTTGACGCTGGAGGAGGCCCGCGCGCGCTTCCGGGTCGGTGACCGGGCGCGCACGCACTGGGTCGACCCGGCGTTCTCCACCCGCATCCGGGAGACGCAATGA
- a CDS encoding DUF72 domain-containing protein, giving the protein MTVRVGTSGFAYKEWKGSFYPEDLKNADMLRFYAERFASVEINNTFYRMPSVSVLEGWRAQVPDTFQFVLKASQRITHRKRLKDAGDEMDYWVATAGTLGTQLGPTLVQLPPNLKVDVPRLEGFLDQVPRGFRCAFEFRHPSWAAEPAVRAALEAAGAAWVIADADEDDLLRVERTAPFVYARLRRVAYTDADVGEWARRLVALDAEDLYVFFKHEDEGTGPALAARFLEHVEAAR; this is encoded by the coding sequence ATGACGGTGCGGGTGGGCACGTCCGGCTTCGCCTACAAGGAGTGGAAGGGGTCCTTCTATCCGGAGGATCTGAAGAATGCGGACATGCTGCGCTTCTACGCGGAGCGGTTCGCGAGCGTGGAGATCAACAACACCTTCTACCGCATGCCGAGCGTGTCGGTGCTGGAGGGATGGCGCGCACAGGTGCCGGACACCTTCCAGTTCGTCCTGAAGGCGTCCCAGAGGATCACGCACCGGAAGCGCCTGAAGGATGCGGGGGACGAGATGGACTACTGGGTGGCCACCGCGGGGACGCTGGGGACACAGCTCGGCCCCACGCTCGTCCAGCTGCCCCCCAACCTGAAGGTGGACGTGCCTCGCCTGGAGGGCTTCCTGGACCAGGTCCCGCGCGGGTTCCGGTGTGCCTTCGAGTTCCGCCATCCGTCCTGGGCGGCCGAGCCCGCCGTCCGCGCCGCGTTGGAAGCCGCGGGCGCGGCGTGGGTGATCGCGGACGCCGACGAGGACGATCTCCTACGGGTGGAGCGCACGGCCCCCTTCGTCTATGCGCGGCTGCGGCGCGTGGCCTACACGGATGCGGACGTGGGTGAGTGGGCCCGACGGCTGGTGGCGTTGGACGCGGAGGATCTCTACGTCTTCTTCAAACACGAGGACGAGGGCACCGGCCCGGCGTTGGCGGCCCGCTTCCTGGAACACGTGGAGGCGGCCCGATGA
- a CDS encoding alpha/beta family hydrolase: protein MSERVWTLDVPGAGAVTALLREPPDARGLYVFGHGAGAGMRHAFMDAVAARLAGVGVGTLRYQFPYMERGSKRPDARPVLLATVRAAVAAATAHTDLPLWAGGKSMGGRMTSLAQAEAPLPGVQRLLFFGYPLHAAGRPSTERAAHLSDVDVPMLFLQGERDALGAPALLASVLAGVHAPATLHVLAGADHGFHTRKKDGRTGEEVLDEAVATFAAWTAGAGS, encoded by the coding sequence ATGAGCGAGCGTGTGTGGACCCTGGACGTGCCGGGCGCTGGTGCCGTGACGGCGTTGCTCCGCGAGCCCCCGGACGCGCGCGGCCTCTACGTGTTCGGGCACGGGGCCGGCGCCGGGATGCGCCACGCCTTCATGGACGCGGTCGCCGCGCGCCTGGCGGGCGTGGGCGTAGGCACCCTGCGCTATCAGTTCCCGTACATGGAGCGGGGCAGCAAGCGGCCCGACGCCCGACCCGTGCTGCTGGCGACCGTCCGGGCAGCCGTGGCAGCGGCCACCGCGCACACGGACCTGCCGCTCTGGGCCGGGGGCAAGTCCATGGGGGGCCGCATGACCTCGCTCGCCCAGGCCGAGGCGCCGCTGCCCGGTGTGCAGCGGCTCCTCTTCTTCGGCTATCCGCTCCACGCGGCCGGGCGGCCGTCCACCGAGCGGGCGGCCCACCTGTCGGACGTGGACGTCCCCATGCTCTTCCTCCAGGGCGAGCGGGACGCCCTGGGCGCGCCCGCGCTGCTGGCCTCCGTCCTGGCCGGGGTGCACGCGCCGGCCACCCTGCACGTGCTCGCCGGGGCCGACCACGGCTTCCACACCCGCAAGAAGGACGGACGCACCGGAGAGGAGGTCCTCGACGAGGCCGTCGCCACCTTCGCGGCCTGGACGGCCGGGGCGGGGTCGTGA
- the infA gene encoding translation initiation factor IF-1 → MANDAIEMEGTVTEVLPNANFRVQLENGHEILAYLSGKMRKFYIRVLEGDRVKVEMSPYDLTRGRVTYRYK, encoded by the coding sequence ATGGCCAACGACGCGATCGAAATGGAAGGCACCGTCACCGAGGTGCTTCCGAACGCCAATTTCCGCGTGCAACTCGAGAACGGGCACGAGATCCTCGCCTACCTCTCGGGCAAGATGCGCAAGTTCTACATCCGCGTCCTCGAAGGGGACCGGGTGAAGGTCGAGATGTCGCCCTACGACCTGACGCGCGGCCGCGTCACGTATCGGTACAAGTAG
- a CDS encoding DUF2461 domain-containing protein gives MAEPWFTPDLFRFLQDLADNNRRGWFEDNRDRYEATLKEPALAFIAAFGPRLHTVSPHFRADPRPVGGSLYRIHRDVRFSKDKSPYKTHLGIHFRHEQARTAHAPGFYLHAEPTQAFLGVGMWRPERDALERVRERIAEDPAAWGRARNGRAFARRFELAGHSLVRPPRGYDADHPAIDDLKRKDFIAVAALAPDDLTRPDLDRHLGTLCREATPFMRFLCEAVGVPF, from the coding sequence GTGGCCGAGCCCTGGTTCACCCCCGACCTGTTCCGCTTCCTGCAGGATCTCGCCGACAACAACCGCCGGGGCTGGTTCGAGGACAACCGGGACCGCTACGAGGCGACCCTGAAGGAGCCCGCGCTGGCCTTCATCGCCGCCTTCGGACCCCGGCTGCACACGGTCTCCCCGCACTTCCGGGCCGACCCGCGACCGGTCGGCGGCTCGCTCTACCGGATCCACCGCGACGTGCGCTTCTCGAAGGACAAGAGCCCCTACAAGACCCATCTGGGCATCCACTTCCGGCACGAGCAGGCCCGGACCGCGCACGCGCCCGGCTTCTATCTGCACGCCGAGCCGACCCAGGCGTTCCTGGGTGTGGGGATGTGGCGGCCCGAGCGCGACGCCCTGGAGCGGGTGCGGGAGCGCATCGCAGAGGATCCCGCCGCCTGGGGTCGCGCGCGGAACGGGCGCGCCTTCGCGCGCCGCTTCGAGCTGGCCGGCCACAGCCTGGTCCGCCCGCCGCGCGGGTACGACGCCGACCACCCGGCCATCGACGACCTGAAGCGCAAGGACTTCATCGCCGTGGCCGCCCTGGCGCCGGACGACCTCACCCGCCCCGACCTGGACCGGCACCTGGGCACGCTGTGCCGGGAGGCCACCCCCTTCATGCGGTTCCTCTGCGAGGCGGTAGGCGTGCCGTTCTGA
- a CDS encoding carboxypeptidase-like regulatory domain-containing protein gives MALVLCVAGTGPLAAQIRGRVVDDAGAPLADVLVEAWSASDRLATTRSDGEGRFAFTRPIAERARSLYLYRLGYQAMRPEVESGLTERTYRMRADPVVLDGIVVGVEEPVCRVEEDHEARALWEAATDRYDRGIADLGIATYLASAIAAVPISELGPLDVEHPGTQQRGSAPLFRASWARRVERTGYARRLSAASPDGMYVAWGYPPLEADFATHFVDPVFGKLHRFSVEEQTADGWLLRFCPKDEDRPSIRGLLKVSAADTTLTWAEWTFRTEPPEEGAGGRVVFANAGPEARPWPLPAEGMFWRRLEGSTYKERYQRYEGWLVSPGDSVPFLPVRDSIRATR, from the coding sequence ATGGCTCTGGTCCTCTGCGTCGCCGGGACCGGTCCCCTGGCCGCCCAGATCCGGGGGCGCGTGGTGGACGACGCCGGTGCGCCCCTGGCCGACGTGCTGGTCGAGGCATGGAGCGCCTCCGACCGCCTCGCCACGACCCGCAGCGACGGCGAGGGGCGGTTCGCGTTCACCCGCCCGATCGCCGAGCGGGCCCGTAGTCTGTACCTGTACCGGCTGGGCTACCAGGCCATGCGCCCCGAGGTCGAATCCGGCCTGACCGAGCGCACCTACCGCATGCGGGCCGACCCCGTGGTCCTCGACGGGATCGTCGTGGGGGTGGAGGAGCCGGTGTGCCGGGTGGAGGAGGACCACGAGGCGCGCGCGCTCTGGGAGGCGGCCACCGATCGCTATGACCGGGGGATCGCCGACCTGGGGATCGCGACCTACCTCGCCTCGGCCATCGCAGCGGTGCCGATCTCGGAGCTGGGTCCGCTCGACGTCGAGCATCCCGGGACCCAGCAGCGCGGCTCGGCCCCGCTCTTCCGCGCCAGCTGGGCCCGACGGGTGGAGCGCACTGGATACGCGCGCCGCTTGTCGGCAGCCAGCCCCGATGGCATGTACGTCGCGTGGGGCTACCCGCCGCTCGAGGCCGACTTCGCCACCCACTTCGTCGACCCCGTGTTCGGGAAGCTGCACCGCTTCTCGGTCGAGGAGCAGACGGCCGACGGATGGCTGCTCCGGTTCTGCCCCAAGGACGAGGATCGGCCCAGCATCCGTGGGCTGCTCAAGGTGTCCGCTGCCGACACCACGCTGACGTGGGCGGAGTGGACCTTCCGTACGGAGCCGCCGGAGGAGGGCGCCGGGGGACGGGTGGTCTTTGCCAACGCCGGACCCGAGGCGCGGCCCTGGCCGCTGCCCGCCGAAGGCATGTTCTGGCGGCGGCTCGAAGGCAGCACCTACAAGGAGCGCTACCAGCGCTACGAGGGGTGGCTGGTCTCTCCGGGGGATTCCGTGCCCTTCCTGCCGGTCCGGGATTCGATCCGCGCGACGCGCTGA
- a CDS encoding histidine phosphatase family protein, which yields MKRLLLLRHAKSSWDDPTLDDFDRPLAPRGRADAPRMGRHLRAQGWIPDRVLCSPARRAVETWQAVAPELGEDPEVEQDRTIYMAAPSTLLRRIQAVRSSEDRLMLVGHNPGMEELARRLVGDGRRKDVERLETKYPTCALAVFDVDVEAWRDVEWTRATLVDFVRPKDLDG from the coding sequence ATGAAGCGACTGCTGCTGCTCCGCCACGCCAAGTCCAGCTGGGACGACCCCACGCTCGACGACTTCGATCGTCCGCTCGCGCCCCGCGGCCGCGCGGACGCCCCCCGGATGGGACGCCACCTGCGGGCGCAGGGATGGATCCCGGACCGGGTGCTGTGCTCGCCGGCCCGACGCGCGGTCGAGACCTGGCAGGCGGTGGCCCCCGAGCTGGGTGAGGACCCGGAGGTCGAGCAGGACCGGACGATCTACATGGCGGCGCCGTCGACGCTGCTGCGGCGCATCCAGGCCGTGCGCTCGTCCGAGGACCGCCTGATGCTCGTGGGCCACAATCCCGGCATGGAGGAGCTGGCCCGTCGGCTGGTGGGCGACGGCCGCCGCAAGGACGTGGAGCGGCTGGAGACCAAGTACCCCACCTGCGCATTGGCCGTCTTCGACGTGGACGTCGAGGCCTGGCGTGACGTGGAGTGGACACGCGCCACGCTCGTGGACTTCGTGCGCCCGAAGGACCTGGACGGATGA
- a CDS encoding Zn-dependent hydrolase: protein MTPTRRGFVTALGPLTLAPFVGWSGRGAAPSVDGPRLLERFHGLARFGATPEGGISRVAFSDADLAARAYLTDWMRAAGLDVHVDVAGNLVGRRPGREDLAPICLGSHIDSVPEGGNFDGQVGSAAAVEVAHTLLDSGVRLRHPLEVLIFPNEEGGKTGSRALAGEVGAEEMTLPTASGFTIGEGLARIGGDPARLAEAARGPDSVAAFFELHIEQGGVLDRRGIPIGVVEGIVGIRRWRVTVEGHQNHAGTTPMPDRTDAMVLAARVVVAIDDVLRARPGTHVGTVGQIEAFPGAANVIAGRVVHTLEIRDLRMETIDALFADVRARAEAIADGAGGRVSFEPYYVSYAAPTEERLRRHVEASAEALGLETLRLPSGAGHDAQSMARLGPIGMIFVPSVDGISHSPDELTRDPHIVQGANVLLGTVLAADAD from the coding sequence GTGACTCCCACGCGACGCGGGTTCGTGACGGCGCTGGGACCGCTGACGCTCGCGCCATTCGTGGGATGGTCCGGCCGCGGCGCCGCGCCGTCCGTGGATGGGCCGCGCCTGCTGGAGCGCTTCCACGGCCTCGCGCGTTTCGGCGCCACGCCCGAGGGCGGCATCTCCCGCGTCGCGTTCTCCGACGCCGATCTGGCCGCGCGCGCCTACCTCACCGACTGGATGCGTGCGGCCGGGCTGGACGTGCACGTCGACGTGGCGGGCAACCTGGTCGGGCGTCGTCCGGGCCGCGAGGACCTGGCCCCGATCTGTCTGGGCTCGCACATCGACTCCGTCCCCGAAGGCGGGAACTTCGACGGGCAGGTGGGATCGGCGGCAGCCGTCGAGGTTGCGCATACGTTGCTGGACAGCGGAGTCCGGCTGCGGCATCCGCTCGAGGTGCTGATCTTCCCCAACGAGGAGGGCGGCAAGACCGGGAGCCGTGCGCTGGCCGGGGAGGTGGGCGCGGAGGAGATGACGCTGCCCACCGCGAGCGGCTTCACCATCGGGGAAGGTCTGGCGCGCATCGGCGGGGATCCCGCCCGGTTGGCCGAGGCCGCGCGCGGCCCCGACTCCGTCGCGGCCTTCTTCGAGCTGCACATCGAGCAGGGGGGTGTGCTCGACCGCAGGGGGATCCCGATCGGGGTGGTGGAAGGCATCGTGGGGATCCGGCGCTGGCGCGTGACCGTGGAGGGGCATCAGAACCACGCCGGCACCACGCCCATGCCCGACCGGACGGACGCGATGGTCCTGGCCGCGCGCGTGGTGGTGGCCATCGACGACGTGCTCCGGGCGCGGCCCGGAACCCACGTGGGCACGGTCGGGCAGATCGAGGCGTTCCCGGGTGCGGCCAACGTGATCGCGGGCCGGGTGGTGCACACGCTGGAGATCCGCGATCTGCGCATGGAGACCATCGACGCGCTCTTCGCCGACGTGCGTGCGCGCGCCGAGGCGATCGCCGACGGGGCCGGGGGACGCGTCTCGTTCGAGCCGTACTACGTCAGCTACGCGGCGCCGACCGAGGAGCGCTTGCGCCGCCATGTCGAGGCCAGCGCCGAAGCGCTGGGCCTCGAGACGCTGCGCCTGCCGAGCGGCGCCGGGCACGACGCGCAGAGCATGGCGCGGCTCGGTCCCATCGGGATGATCTTCGTGCCGAGCGTGGACGGGATCAGCCACTCCCCCGACGAGCTCACGCGGGACCCGCACATCGTGCAGGGCGCGAACGTCCTGTTGGGCACGGTGCTGGCCGCCGACGCGGACTGA